The following proteins are encoded in a genomic region of Bacillus sp. FJAT-22090:
- a CDS encoding polyprenyl synthetase family protein, producing the protein MIEELLINADECYQHAEQNAALYFKSLYGQVMEKAYIPILTEDIRLWKHNHIHHHSLFSFLSRGKGKPDSRGYHHYIQWLNYTGKLDNYLDRSMSYIFMRDLGKALDSPDTLSRIDRVVNSLKNHLTKGDKDETFSMAGLYRIAQKEGVESSLIWVINKLKTVSSKIPNGMDAEQAQRKLIKIIAGVIMQEVEEMNDKTSPEERTRRLDAAIRLGYSYGLTYPFIDDLLDAKILSEEEEKQYSDLIRTTIITGVVPELGEWKGKNVALIKYIHAELREAFTYIKNKQRQETTMNFFEQSYVFFNSQEVDRIKDLSNANYTNEELYIPVILKSSSSRLIVRSVIGAPEDKELDDRTFFYGIYNQLADDFADMFDDMKDGTVTPYTYYMKYHDKRLDLINPFELYWTVISNLIHNVYDSDRKTCEVILDRAINGLKRFKERMGIKKYNEVMDLFASSNPKFNRLIQEMVRKADDVDFFDKLLRDHMITILKKDREEQEEFSNMSKTLRNQINSILNLPTIENKRLITDPIQDAANYSLMGEGKRLRPIITWFMGVKAYGLNKTAIEPLLKSLEYMHTASLIFDDLPSQDNSSTRRGRPTLHEVYNIAISEITGLFLTQKAIEEQTSLDQFDSKTVLNLIKYSAQTTANMCRGQAMDLDSKGKQLTLDQLNMMCFYKTGIGFEASLIMPAILAQANDLEIEVLKKFARHAGIAFQIKDDLLDVEGNSAILGKPIGKDEENNNSTFVSILGLEGAKKEMWENYCIAMEVLQEVPRNTSFLKHFLNYIINRDH; encoded by the coding sequence ATGATCGAGGAGTTATTAATAAATGCTGATGAATGCTATCAGCATGCTGAGCAGAATGCTGCTCTTTATTTTAAATCACTTTATGGGCAAGTAATGGAAAAGGCTTATATACCAATCCTAACGGAAGATATACGATTGTGGAAACACAATCATATTCATCATCATTCATTATTCTCCTTTTTATCGCGTGGAAAGGGAAAACCTGATTCTCGCGGATATCACCATTATATTCAATGGCTAAATTACACAGGTAAACTTGATAATTACCTCGATAGAAGCATGTCCTATATTTTTATGCGTGATCTGGGGAAAGCACTGGATTCACCTGATACTCTAAGCAGAATTGACCGTGTAGTAAATAGTTTAAAAAATCACCTAACAAAAGGAGACAAAGACGAGACATTTAGCATGGCCGGGTTATACAGAATTGCACAGAAAGAAGGAGTGGAATCGAGTCTAATCTGGGTTATAAACAAGCTGAAGACTGTATCCTCCAAAATTCCGAACGGGATGGATGCTGAGCAAGCCCAACGAAAACTAATTAAAATCATTGCCGGAGTAATCATGCAAGAGGTTGAAGAGATGAACGACAAAACATCTCCTGAAGAACGTACTCGGAGGCTTGATGCAGCTATTAGGCTTGGCTATTCCTATGGTTTAACCTATCCGTTTATTGATGATCTTCTTGATGCAAAAATTTTATCTGAAGAAGAGGAAAAACAATATTCGGATTTGATTCGTACCACAATTATTACTGGAGTAGTGCCGGAATTGGGAGAGTGGAAGGGGAAGAACGTAGCTCTAATCAAGTATATTCATGCGGAGCTTCGAGAAGCCTTTACGTATATTAAGAACAAGCAGAGGCAAGAGACAACAATGAATTTTTTCGAGCAATCCTATGTTTTTTTTAATTCCCAAGAAGTGGACCGTATAAAAGATTTATCGAATGCAAATTACACCAATGAAGAACTTTATATTCCAGTTATATTAAAGTCCTCTTCTTCTCGATTGATTGTGCGTTCAGTAATCGGTGCTCCTGAGGATAAAGAATTGGACGACCGAACATTCTTTTATGGCATTTATAATCAGCTTGCTGATGATTTTGCAGATATGTTTGATGACATGAAGGACGGTACGGTAACACCATATACTTATTATATGAAGTATCACGATAAACGTTTGGATCTCATAAACCCATTTGAATTGTACTGGACAGTTATCTCTAATTTAATTCATAACGTGTATGACTCGGACAGGAAGACATGTGAGGTAATTTTGGATCGAGCTATAAACGGGCTGAAAAGATTTAAAGAGCGAATGGGTATTAAAAAGTACAATGAAGTTATGGATCTCTTTGCTTCTAGTAATCCTAAATTCAATAGACTGATTCAAGAGATGGTTCGAAAAGCCGATGATGTAGATTTCTTTGATAAATTGCTTCGTGACCATATGATTACCATATTGAAAAAGGATCGAGAAGAACAGGAAGAATTTTCAAATATGAGCAAGACTTTACGTAATCAGATTAATAGTATCTTAAATCTCCCTACAATCGAGAATAAGAGGTTAATAACAGACCCTATACAAGATGCTGCAAATTACAGCCTAATGGGTGAAGGAAAACGTTTGAGGCCAATAATTACTTGGTTCATGGGCGTAAAAGCATATGGATTAAATAAAACGGCTATCGAGCCACTTTTGAAATCATTAGAATATATGCATACAGCTTCACTTATTTTTGATGATCTACCTTCACAGGATAATTCATCCACTCGTAGGGGACGTCCAACTCTTCATGAGGTGTACAACATTGCTATATCAGAAATAACGGGTCTTTTTTTAACACAAAAGGCAATTGAGGAACAAACCTCTCTGGATCAGTTCGATTCGAAGACTGTACTTAATCTGATTAAATATTCAGCACAAACAACTGCAAATATGTGTAGAGGGCAAGCGATGGACTTAGATTCAAAGGGGAAACAACTGACACTAGATCAATTAAATATGATGTGCTTTTATAAAACTGGCATAGGCTTCGAAGCTTCCCTAATAATGCCAGCAATCCTTGCCCAAGCAAATGATTTAGAAATAGAGGTTTTGAAAAAGTTTGCTCGTCACGCTGGCATTGCTTTTCAGATTAAGGATGACTTACTGGATGTTGAAGGTAATTCTGCCATACTCGGAAAGCCTATTGGCAAGGATGAGGAAAACAACAACTCCACTTTCGTATCTATATTGGGTCTGGAAGGTGCCAAAAAAGAGATGTGGGAAAATTACTGTATTGCAATGGAAGTATTACAGGAAGTGCCACGCAATACTTCTTTCTTGAAGCATTTTTTAAACTATATAATAAATCGCGATCATTAA